The genomic region TACGCCGGCGCGAGTGCCTCGACCCCGGCGCAGAACACGTCGACCGGGTCGCCGTTGAGCTCGGCCTCGAGGCGCTGGCAGAGATTGGCCTGGAAGATGTCGCCGGCGGCGACGTGGTCGAGGACCCGCGCGACGGCGGCGAGGTGCGCGTCGGCGCCCGGCACCGGCGCGAACGCCGTGAAGGCGTGGCGCTGCGGCGCTGCAGCGCCGCGGAGGTCGGCGGAGAGCCCGTCGAGCCACGCGGCGAGGACGTCGGGTCCGTCGAGCGACTCGGCCCACCACACCCCGCGCGTGTGACGAAGCACGTGCCGGTAGTGGCCCAGGACGTGATCAGGCTGCGGGATCGGGCGGTGCTCGCTCGCCGCCCACGGCCCGGCACCTCCGCCGGTCCCTCCGCCGGTCTCCTCCAGGCGCCGACCGAGGCGGAAGCCCCACACGCCGATCCAGCCGCCACCGAACGTGCCGTCGGCCGGCGCCGGCGGGCCACCGAGGTCGAACGGATCGTCGTCGGGGCCCAGGACGCGGTCGGGGTCGACCGCGATCAGCGCGTCACCGTGGTGCCACGCCCCGATGAGGGCGACGGGGCGGTCGTGGTGCCGCAGCCGGCGCAGGACCTCGGTGGGGGAGGCGGTCAGGTCGAGCCGCAGGCGGCTGGCCGGGCCCGGCTCAGCGGGGTCCCGGGGCTCCGTCATCGATGATCTCCGCGCCGAGCTCGCGGCTCAGCATCTGCTCGACGTCCTCGACCGACTCCTCGACCACGGGGTCGCCGAGGTCGGCGTGGGCGTCGGGATTGGGCCGCTCGGTGGCGGCGACGGGATTGGCGAGCGCCGCGCGCACGGACTCGGGCACCGGTGCCGCGGCGGGCCGGCCTGACTCCGGGCGAGGTGACCCGGTGGCAGCGGGAGCGGCCGCCGACGGCTCGCGGGGCTGCTCCTTCGGGGCGTGATCTCGCTGGGCCACCCCGGCATCGATGATCGACTCGATGCGCCACGTCACACCGATGACCTGGTGCACGGCCTGCTGCAGGACCTCGTCGGACTTGCTGGAGTGGAACGAGTCGCGAGCGCCCTGGTTGATGAACGCGACCGTGAGGATCTCCCCCTCGAGGCCCGCGACGTGCGCGTTCTGGCCGAGCAGGATCCAGGCGAACCGGCGCAGGCCCTGCACGGCCTCGAGGACCTCGGGCCACAGGCGACGGACGTCGGCGACCCCGAGCTGACCGGGGGTGGGCGTGGCCGCCACGGGCTCGGGCTCCGGTGCGGGAGCAGGCGCGGGCTCGGGGGTCGGCTCGGGCTCCGGGTCGGGGGCCGGCTCCGGCGTGGGCGCCGGCTCGGGCTCCGGGGTGGCCGCGGGTGCGGGTGTCGGCGCGGGATCAGGTGCGGGTGTGGGCGTGGCGGTCACGGCCGGCGTGGGCGCGGAGGCCTCGACCGCGGGGCGGGCCGGGGTGGCGACGGCCGGGGTGGCGATCGCGGGCCCGCCCGACTCCAGGCGCCGCTCGATGCGGTCCAGGCGCGCGGCGTAGCCCTCGGTGGCGTGGTCGGCGCCGGGCACGAGGATGCGCGCGCACAGCAGCTCGAGCAGCAGGCGCGGGGCGGTGGCGCCGCGGAAGTCGGTGAGCGCGGCGTCGGTGAGGTCGGCGATGCGCACGAGCTCGGCCGGGCCGAAGGCCTGCGACTGCTGCGTGAGCTGGTCGGCGCGGTCGGCCGGCGCCTCCAGGAGTGCGACCTCGATCGCGTTGGGCACGGCCCGCAGGACCACCAGGTCGCGCAGGCGCTGCAGGAGGTCCTCGGCGAACCGGCGGGGGTCCTGGCCGGACTCGATGACCTTGTCGACGACCCCGAACGCGGTGGCGCCGTCGCGCGCTGCGAACGCGTCGACGGCCTCGTCGAGCAGGGAGTCGGGGGTGTAGCCGAGCAGCTGCACCGCGAGGCGGTAGGTGACGCCCTCGTCGCCGGCCCCGGCGATGAGCTGGTCGAGCACGCTGAGGGTGTCGCGCACCGATCCGCCGCCGGCCCGCACGACGAGCGGCAGGGCCGCGGCGTCGAGCGTGACGCCCTCGCTGGCGCAGAGCTGGTTGAGGTAGTCGCCCAGAGTCTTGGGCGGCACGAGCCGGAAGGGGTAGTGGTGCGTGCGCGACCGGATCGTGCCGATGACCTTCTCGGGCTCGGTCGTGGCGAAGATGAACTTCAGGTGCGGCGGCGGCTCCTCGACGAGCTTGAGCAGCGCGTTGAAGCCCTGCGGGCTCACCATGTGCGCCTCGTCGATGATGTAGACCTTGTACCGGCTGCTGACGGGCGCGAAGAAGGCCCGCTCGCGCAGGTCGCGGGCGTCGTCGACGCCGCCGTGGCTGGCCGCGTCGATCTCGATGACGTCGACGCTGCCCGGCCCGCCGCGGGCGAGGTCGCGGCAGCTCTGGCACTCGCCGCACGGATCGGAGATCGGGGCCTGCTCGCAGTTCAGGGCCCGGGCCAGGATGCGTGCGCTGGTGGTCTTGCCGCAGCCGCGCGGGCCGCTGAACAGGTAGGCGTGGTTGACGCGGTTGCCCGCCAGCGCGTGCCGCAGGGGATCGGTGACGTGCTCCTGGCCGATGACCTCGGCGAAGGTCTCGGGCCGGTAGCGGCGGTACAGGGCGAGGGGCGCGTCCACCCCGCGAGCCTAGCCCCGGCCTGGGACAGCGTCACCATCGCGGCGTGGGCCCCTCCCGTAGCCTCGACACGTGACCTGGGTCACGGTCGAGCGTTGGTCCGGGTGGGTCCTGCTGCTGGGCGGGACGATGAGAGGGGAACCGATGCGCGTCCGCGTCGTCACCGTCCTGGCCGCGCTCGCCCTGCTCGCGGGAGCCGCGTCCGGCGCGGCCGCTGCGGGTCCTCGCGAGGCGACGGCACCCGTGCCGATCGAGGTCGGCGCCGCGATCGACTACGTCGCGCTCGGCGACTCCTACACCGCCGGTCCGCTCGTGCCGGTCCCGACGCCGGGACCGCTCGGATGTGTCCGGTCCAGCTCGAACTACCCCGCCTTCCTGGCCGCCTACCTGCAGGTGCGGACCTTCGCCGACGTCAGCTGCTCGGCCGCCCGCACCGAGCACCTGTTCGCCTCGCAGCCCGGGATCCTGCCGCAGGGTCTGCCCGAGAACCAGAACGCCCCGCAGCTGCTGGCCGTGACCGCGGAGACCGACCTCGTGACGCTCGGCATCGGGGGCAACGACTTCGGCCTGTTCGGGGAGCTGATCGACTCGTGCGCCGATCTCGCGGCCGAGCACCCGGAGGCCGACGCGCCGTGCCGCGACAGCTTCACGACCGACGGCGTCGACACCAAGCTGCGCGACGCCGCCGCGATCCAGGGCCATGTCGAGCAGGCGCTCGCCGCGATCGTGGAACGGGCGCCCGACGCCACGGTCGTCGTGGTGGGCTACCTGCACATCCTCCCCGAGGAGGGCACCTGCGCCGCCGTGCCGTTCGCTCCCGGTGACTACGCCTGGGGAACGCAGGTCCACCAGGCGCTGAACGCCTCGCTCAGCCGTGCCGCCGAGGCCTACGGCGCCAGCTACGTCGACATGTACGCGGCCTCGGTCGGACGCGACGCCTGCGCCGCCGAGCCGTGGGTCAACGGCGAGCAGATCCGGGCCGACGCGTTCAGCTACCACCCGTTCCGCTCGGGCATGAAGGGCATCGCCGACGCCGTGTTCCGGCAGCTCACCGACGACGTGCCGAATCCGTTCGCCCTGCCGCTGCTGCAGCTCGTGAAGCGTCTGCCGGCCCTGGTCGACGTCGACGGGCTCCTGGGCTACGTGGCCGCCGGGGGCTCGGTGCCGCCGCAGGTGCTCGAGGACGCCGAGGCGCCGGCGGCTCCGGCCGCAGCTTCGCCGGCCTTGCTGACGAACATCGCTGCCCTGCTCGCGGGTCTCGAGTCGGCACCGCCGACGTCCCCCGCCGGCTGAGGGCCGGCGGCGACCAGGGACGGCGGGCCTAGCGCGGGACGATCCCGGTGCGGCCCTGCCAGCTGCCGTGCTCGGCGACGGGCCGGAACCGCAGGGTCGTGAACTCGTGGTGGAAGTCGCGACGCTCCCGCTCGACCATGGCGTCGGCGTGGCGGCGCGGGGCGTCGCCGGCGCTGCGGCCGAACACCATGTCGGTCATCGCCCGGGTCGTGCGCCAGATCGTGAACGTCGCGACGGTGCGCGGGGGGCGTGCCGCGGCGAGCGCCAGGGTCACGCCGGGGTGGTCGCGCACGAAACGCTCGACGGGACGACCCCAGTGCAGGAAGCGGGGCACCTCGGGGATCTTCATGCGTGCGAGCGTGAAGGCGACCGCGGGTTCCTCGGGATCGCTGCGCCCGGCCACCTCCGGCAGGTCGGCCAGCTCGGCGACACGGCCCCAGCGCCGCAGGAACTCCAGGCGCACGTGCCAGCCGTCGGCGAGACGTCGACCGAGCGGGTCGCTCGCGAGGAACGCGTCGAGCGCCGACTCGTCGTCCCACGCGCAGAACATCGCGAGCCGGCGCAGCTGCATCCGGTCGGTCGAGACGACCGGCGCCCCGAGACGCATGCTTCCCATCGGCTCGGCGAGCCGCAGCCCCGGGACCGGCCGACGAGCCCCGGGGCGGCGCGCCATGGCGCGGGCCGTCGCGCCGGCGGGGACCTCGGCGAGGTGGAAGGAGTGCAGCACGACTCGGCTCGGCTCAGTCCAGGTCGTGGAAGGCCGACCAGCGGTCGATCGCGGCGTAGGCGGCCGCTCGTGCCGCCGCCTGCGACAGGAAGACGTCGTGGCGGGCGCCGGGGATCGGCAGCGAGGTGACCGAGCCGCCGAGGCAGCCGGCCCACCGCGCGATCTGCTTGACGTCCAGCACCGCGTCGCTGGCGTCGGTGCGGGGTCCGTGCCTGCGGGCGAACCACGTCCTGTCGGACCGCAGCACGAGGGAGGGGATGCCCAGGTCGAGGCCCCGGTGCAGGGTGGCGTGGCCGCGGCGCACCGCGTTGAGCCAGCCGAAGGTCACGGGGAAGCCGGTCAGGGGCTTCCACTCGGTGTCGTAGTCCCACTCGCCGGCGCCGCTCGTGTGCAGGCTCGCGCCGTACGCGTCGCCATCGGGGAGGGGGAGCCGCTCGAATGGTCGTAGCCGCGACACGGTGCGGATGACCTGCGTGCCGACCGATCGTATCCAGGGCGAGCCCTGCAGGTCGAACCAGGGACTGTCGAGCACCAGCGCGGTCACCCCGATCTCGCGGGCGCCGCGGCGGGCCAGCCACAGCGGGAGGATCAGTCCGCCCGTGGAGTGGGCGCCGAGCACGACCTCGAAGCCACCGGTCTCCTCGCGGATGATCGCGATCGCGGCGTCGAGCTCGGCGTCGTAGAGCGTCAGGTCGGAGACGTAGTGCGGCGTGTGGCCCGGTCGGCGCGAGCGGCCGCACTTGCGCAGGTCGAGCGCGTAGAAGGCGTAGCCGCGCTCGGCGAAGAACTCGGCCAGCTCGGTCTGGAAGAAGTAGTCGCTGAACCCGTGCACCCACAGGAACGCCCGACGGGGTTCCCGCCCCAGGGGGCCCGTGGCCGGTCGGGCCCGGACGAGGGTCGCGACGACCTCGCCCTCGCCATCGGGATCGGTCCCGAGATCGATCGTCCGCTGTTCGTAGCCGGCACCCAGCACGTCCTCGACCCACGCTGACATGGGGCGAGCATAGCCACGCACAATGGGGACGACATGACTGAAGTCCACGATCGCCAACGCACCCTCGACCTCTCGCTGAGGATCGGGGAGCTGCTGCTGTCCAACGGCGCCGGCGCGGCCGACGTGACGGCCACGATGTCGTCGGTCGCGCACCACCTCGGGCTGCGCCAGACCCTGGTCGACGTCACGTTCACGACGCTGACCCTCAGCCACCAGTCGGGGGTCGACGAGCCCGTCGTGTCGCTGACGCGCCACGTGACCCACCGGGAGACCGACTTCGCCGACCTGACGGCAGTCGACTACGTCGTGGCCAGGCTCCTGGCCGACGAGATCACCCGGGACGAGGCCGCGAGCGAGGTGGCGCGGATCGCGTCGTCGGGCCACCCGCGCAAGCGGTGGGCGATCACGGCGGGGTCCGGACTCACGGGCGCCGGGGTCGCGCTGCTGCTGGGCGGTGACTGGGCCGTGCTGATCATCGCGGCCGTGGCCGGCTCGTGCATCGAGATCCTGCAGCGCCACATGGCGCGCATGCGGCTGCCGTTCTTCTACGCGCAGGTCGCCGGCGGGATGCTCGCGACGACGTTCGCCGTCGTCCTGCGGGCGCTCGAGGTGCCGGTCGACCCGTCGATCGTGGTGACGGCGAGCATCATCATGCTGCTCGCCGGCCAGGGCTTCATCGGCGCCATCCAGGACGCGCTGACGGGTTTCTACATCACGGCGAACGCGCGCCTCCTCGAGGTCATGATCGCGACGGCCGGCATCATCGTGGGCGTCGCGGCGGGCCTCAGCATCGGCGGCGGGCTCGGCGTCGACGTGCGGCTCGTGCCGGGTGCGTCAGGCCTGTCCGACCTGCCGACGGTCACGATCGGAGCGGCCGTCACGGCGGGCAGCTTCGCCTTCACGGCGTACTCGCCGAAGCGCGTCGTGGCGCCGATCGCCCTGCTCGCGGCCCTCGCGGCGGGGGCGTACTTCGCCCTGACCCAGCACAGCGTCGACCGGGCCGCAGCCGCTGGCGTCGCAGCCGTGATCATCGGCCTGGTCAGCTACTGGGTGGCCGGGTGGTTCAAGGTTCCGCCGCTCGTGGTCATCACCGCGTGCATCATCCCGCTCCTGCCCGGCCTGTCGATCTACCGTGCGCTGTCATTGCTGGCCGACGACGACGTCACCGGGGTCATCGCGCTCATCACCGCGGCTGCCGTCGCCCTGGCACTGTCGGCCGGCGCGATCCTCGGCGAGTACGTCGCGCAGCCGCTGCGCCGCGAGTCGCGCAAGCTCGAGCAGCGCCTCGCGGGCCCCCGCCTCGTCGGCCCCCTCCGCGCGCGGGCGAAGAAGAAGTAGGCGCCACCGCCGGCACCCGAACGCCGCTGGTGGTGACCGACAAGCAGCATGGACCAGAAGCGAAAGGTCCCGCCCCGATTTGCTGACTTTGGGCCCGTTCTGAGCCCCAAAACGGGCCCAAACTCCACACATCTCGGTGGTCCACATCTTGCAGGCGCCCGGCTGCAGGGCTCCCGGGATACCTCGCGCGGTCCTTGCCGCTTGTCCCGCACCATTCGCCGAGCGGCGACCGCGGGAAGCCCGCGACTCAGCTCGCCGCGTCGCCCAGCGCCGTCTCGACGGCGCGCCAGAAGGTCGGGTAGGCGTAGATGCTGTTGCGCAGCACCTCGACCGGCACCTCGGCGCGCACGGCGACGCCGAGGCCGGAGACGGACTCGCCGCCGGCCGGACCGACGAAGGTGGCCCCGATCAGCAGGCCGCGGGCCGCATCGACCACGACCTTGACGACGCCCTCGTTGCCCGGACCGTGCACGAAGCCCCGGCTGCTCTCGTTCAGCGGAGCGACACCGACCCGGACGTCGATGCCCTTCTCGCGGGCCTGCTGCTCGGTGAGGCCGACCCCGCCGACCTCGGGATCGGTGAAGGTGGAGCGGGGGAACGTCTCGTCGTAGGCCGGGAGGTCCTCGCCCAGGACGTCCGAACCGGCGCGCTGCGCCTGGTACATCGAGACGTGCGTGAAGGCGCCGCGTCCCACCACGTCGCCGATGGCCCAGAGGCCGTCGTGGCCGACGACCCGCATCGCGTCGTCGACGTCGAGGGAACGACCCGGCTCCAGGCCGATCGTGTCGAGCCCGAGGTCGTCGATGTTCGGCTTGCGTCCGGCGGCGACCAGCACCTGGGCGACCTCGAGGGTCGTGCCGTCGTGGGTCACGCGGAACGTCGTGCCGTCGTGCTCGACCCGCTCCACCGTGGCGTCGGTCAGCACCGTGACGCCCTCGTCGCGCAGGACGCCCGTGACGACCTCGGAGGCCTCCGGCTCCTCGGGGGCGAGGATGCGCGGGCCCGACTGCAGGATCGTGACCGCGCTGCCGAACCGGGCGAACGCCTGCGCCAGCTCCAGTCCGATGGGCCCGCCGCCGACGACGGCGAGCGAGGCGGGCAGGGTCTCGGTCTCGAGCGCCTCGCGGTTGGTCCAGAACGGGGTGTCGGCGAGGCCGTCGATCGGGGGCGCCGACGGGCGGGTGCCGGGGTTCAGGACGACGCCGCGACGTGCGGTGAACGTGGGCCGGGTGCCGTCTGCGGCCTCGACCTCGACGGTGCGAGCGGCCGTGAGCCGGCCGTGGCCGCGCACGAGGGTGACGCCGGCGTCGGCGAGCCGGTCGGCGGCGACGGTGTCGTCCCAGTCGTCGGTGGCCTCGTCACGGATGCGCTTCGCGACGAGGGAGAAGTCCGGCTCGACGGTGGAGGTGCCGGCGAGGCCGGGGACGCGTCGCGTCTCGGCGACGGCGTTCGCCGCGCGGATGAACATCTTCGACGGGATGCAGCCCCAGTACGGGCACTCGCCGCCGACGAGGCGCGACTCGACCGCGACGACCTCGAGACCGGCCTTCGCCAGGCGCGTCGCGAGCGACTCGCCCCCCGGGCCGGTACCGATCACGATGACGTCGCACTGCCGGGTCTCGTCGCTCATGTCACCATCATGACGCTGCCTCGGTGAGGCGCCCGCCGGGCGTCGCCGCCGCGGTCCGCGGCCCCGCCCCGACGGCATCTCCGCGCCGGGTCTGGTCACGGAACCACGCGGAGGCTACTGTCGAGTAAGCAAGCGCTTAGCCCCGGCCTGGAGGTCACATGAAGCTTCGCCTGTCCGACGAGGACGCCCGCTTCCGCGACGAGATGCGGGAGTACTTCACCACCCGGTTCCCCGAACACATTCGTGCCAAGGTCCTGGCTCGCCAGGAGCTCAGCAAGGACGACATCGTGGAGTCCCAGCAGGCGTTGAACGCCGAAGGGCTCGCGGTGCCCAACTGGCCCGTCGAGTGGGGCGGCCGCGACTGGTCGCAGCTCCAGCGCCACCTGTGGCACGAGGAGATGCAGCTCGCCGGCGTGCCGATCCCGCTCGCGTTCAACGCCAGCATGATCGGCCCGGTCATCGCGGCCTTCGGCTCCGA from Aeromicrobium sp. Sec7.5 harbors:
- a CDS encoding threonine/serine ThrE exporter family protein, with protein sequence MTEVHDRQRTLDLSLRIGELLLSNGAGAADVTATMSSVAHHLGLRQTLVDVTFTTLTLSHQSGVDEPVVSLTRHVTHRETDFADLTAVDYVVARLLADEITRDEAASEVARIASSGHPRKRWAITAGSGLTGAGVALLLGGDWAVLIIAAVAGSCIEILQRHMARMRLPFFYAQVAGGMLATTFAVVLRALEVPVDPSIVVTASIIMLLAGQGFIGAIQDALTGFYITANARLLEVMIATAGIIVGVAAGLSIGGGLGVDVRLVPGASGLSDLPTVTIGAAVTAGSFAFTAYSPKRVVAPIALLAALAAGAYFALTQHSVDRAAAAGVAAVIIGLVSYWVAGWFKVPPLVVITACIIPLLPGLSIYRALSLLADDDVTGVIALITAAAVALALSAGAILGEYVAQPLRRESRKLEQRLAGPRLVGPLRARAKKK
- a CDS encoding dihydrolipoyl dehydrogenase family protein, producing the protein MSDETRQCDVIVIGTGPGGESLATRLAKAGLEVVAVESRLVGGECPYWGCIPSKMFIRAANAVAETRRVPGLAGTSTVEPDFSLVAKRIRDEATDDWDDTVAADRLADAGVTLVRGHGRLTAARTVEVEAADGTRPTFTARRGVVLNPGTRPSAPPIDGLADTPFWTNREALETETLPASLAVVGGGPIGLELAQAFARFGSAVTILQSGPRILAPEEPEASEVVTGVLRDEGVTVLTDATVERVEHDGTTFRVTHDGTTLEVAQVLVAAGRKPNIDDLGLDTIGLEPGRSLDVDDAMRVVGHDGLWAIGDVVGRGAFTHVSMYQAQRAGSDVLGEDLPAYDETFPRSTFTDPEVGGVGLTEQQAREKGIDVRVGVAPLNESSRGFVHGPGNEGVVKVVVDAARGLLIGATFVGPAGGESVSGLGVAVRAEVPVEVLRNSIYAYPTFWRAVETALGDAAS
- a CDS encoding alpha/beta hydrolase encodes the protein MSAWVEDVLGAGYEQRTIDLGTDPDGEGEVVATLVRARPATGPLGREPRRAFLWVHGFSDYFFQTELAEFFAERGYAFYALDLRKCGRSRRPGHTPHYVSDLTLYDAELDAAIAIIREETGGFEVVLGAHSTGGLILPLWLARRGAREIGVTALVLDSPWFDLQGSPWIRSVGTQVIRTVSRLRPFERLPLPDGDAYGASLHTSGAGEWDYDTEWKPLTGFPVTFGWLNAVRRGHATLHRGLDLGIPSLVLRSDRTWFARRHGPRTDASDAVLDVKQIARWAGCLGGSVTSLPIPGARHDVFLSQAAARAAAYAAIDRWSAFHDLD
- a CDS encoding SGNH/GDSL hydrolase family protein; its protein translation is MTWVTVERWSGWVLLLGGTMRGEPMRVRVVTVLAALALLAGAASGAAAAGPREATAPVPIEVGAAIDYVALGDSYTAGPLVPVPTPGPLGCVRSSSNYPAFLAAYLQVRTFADVSCSAARTEHLFASQPGILPQGLPENQNAPQLLAVTAETDLVTLGIGGNDFGLFGELIDSCADLAAEHPEADAPCRDSFTTDGVDTKLRDAAAIQGHVEQALAAIVERAPDATVVVVGYLHILPEEGTCAAVPFAPGDYAWGTQVHQALNASLSRAAEAYGASYVDMYAASVGRDACAAEPWVNGEQIRADAFSYHPFRSGMKGIADAVFRQLTDDVPNPFALPLLQLVKRLPALVDVDGLLGYVAAGGSVPPQVLEDAEAPAAPAAASPALLTNIAALLAGLESAPPTSPAG